A stretch of bacterium DNA encodes these proteins:
- a CDS encoding mercuric reductase, with protein MTEPSRSPNLQGLDPALREVLEPLDDHNLRLIDNVHPVEWPNPKPAERYHLVVVGGGTAGLVSAAGAAGLGARVALVEKRLLGGDCLNYGCVPSKALISAARAWHAAKAPNAFGAPTAQGPGDFGAVMERMRRLRADISRHDSAERFSGLGVDVFIGEGRFVASDALEVGGERLRFRRAVIATGASPMILPIPGLAESQYLTNETVFTLTELPETLAVIGGGPIGCELAQSFARFGSRVAIFDIAPHVLVREDADAAEIVQQALIRDGVDLQLGVNIQNVETRNSETLISFERGETTREMRFDKLLLAVGRVANVNGIGLEAAGVDFSKHGVQVDDRLRTSNKKIYAVGDVASRFKFTHVADALARIAIQNSLFFGRKKAGDLVVPWCTYTDPEIAHVGMYEQDAEKQGLEVETVTIPLSDVDRSVLEGSDEGFLRLHVQKGKDRILGATLVADHAGDMLGELSLAVTNKVGLGQIAATIHAYPTQAEVIKKAADTWRRGKLTPTVSKIFEIFFKLFR; from the coding sequence ATGACTGAGCCGAGTCGCTCCCCGAACCTGCAAGGTCTCGATCCGGCGCTGCGCGAGGTTCTCGAGCCCCTCGACGACCATAATCTCAGGCTGATCGACAACGTCCATCCGGTCGAGTGGCCCAATCCGAAACCCGCCGAGCGCTATCACCTCGTGGTCGTCGGAGGCGGCACCGCAGGATTGGTGAGCGCGGCCGGAGCGGCGGGCCTGGGGGCGCGCGTCGCGCTGGTCGAGAAGAGGCTCCTGGGAGGTGATTGCCTCAACTATGGCTGCGTACCCTCTAAGGCCTTGATCAGCGCGGCAAGAGCCTGGCACGCAGCCAAGGCTCCCAACGCCTTCGGCGCGCCGACGGCCCAGGGCCCCGGCGATTTCGGCGCGGTGATGGAGCGCATGCGTAGACTCCGGGCCGATATCAGCCGCCACGACAGCGCCGAGCGGTTCAGCGGCCTTGGCGTCGACGTATTCATCGGCGAGGGCCGCTTCGTAGCTTCGGACGCGCTCGAGGTCGGCGGCGAGAGACTCCGGTTCCGCCGAGCCGTGATCGCAACCGGTGCCAGTCCGATGATTCTGCCGATCCCCGGGCTTGCAGAGTCGCAGTATCTGACCAACGAGACCGTATTCACCCTCACCGAGCTGCCCGAGACGCTGGCCGTCATCGGGGGGGGTCCGATTGGCTGCGAGCTGGCTCAGTCCTTCGCTCGTTTCGGCAGCCGGGTTGCGATATTCGATATCGCCCCTCATGTGCTGGTACGCGAGGACGCCGACGCCGCGGAGATCGTCCAGCAGGCCCTGATCCGCGACGGCGTCGACCTCCAGCTCGGCGTCAATATCCAGAACGTCGAAACCCGCAACAGCGAGACCTTGATTTCTTTCGAAAGAGGCGAGACCACCCGGGAGATGCGCTTCGACAAGTTGCTCCTGGCGGTCGGGCGAGTCGCCAATGTCAACGGTATCGGGCTCGAAGCTGCCGGCGTGGACTTTTCCAAACACGGCGTCCAAGTCGACGACCGCCTTCGCACTTCCAACAAGAAGATCTACGCGGTCGGTGACGTCGCGTCCCGGTTCAAATTCACCCACGTCGCCGACGCCCTGGCTCGGATCGCGATCCAGAACTCGCTGTTCTTTGGGCGCAAGAAGGCCGGCGACCTGGTGGTTCCTTGGTGCACCTATACCGATCCCGAGATCGCCCACGTCGGCATGTACGAGCAGGACGCCGAGAAGCAGGGGCTCGAGGTCGAAACGGTCACGATTCCACTCTCCGATGTCGACCGATCGGTGCTCGAAGGCAGCGACGAGGGCTTCCTCCGGCTGCACGTGCAGAAGGGTAAGGATCGCATCCTGGGCGCGACTCTGGTTGCCGATCACGCCGGCGACATGCTCGGTGAGCTGTCGCTCGCGGTCACCAACAAGGTCGGACTGGGCCAGATCGCGGCTACGATCCACGCCTACCCGACTCAGGCCGAAGTGATCAAGAAGGCCGCCGACACCTGGCGTCGCGGCAAGCTGACCCCGACGGTGTCGAAGATCTTCGAAATCTTCTTCAAGCTCTTCCGCTAG
- a CDS encoding succinate dehydrogenase/fumarate reductase iron-sulfur subunit, giving the protein MRLTLHIWRQKNGADAGGFVSYPREDVSPDMSFLEMLDVLNEELIEAGEEPVAFDHDCREGICGACGVVISGSAHGPEPGTATCQLHMRKFKDGDEIRVEPFRSRAFPIFKDLVVDRSPLDAIIQAGGYISVNTGSAPEANLTLVPRADAERAMDAAECIGCGACVAQCPNGAGQLFTAAKVSHLAQLPQGQPERATRAGAMVAVMEGYFGSCSNFAECEAVCPKGISIDFIAQMNREYLRSRFK; this is encoded by the coding sequence ATGCGTCTAACTCTTCATATCTGGCGGCAGAAGAACGGCGCTGACGCCGGCGGCTTCGTGAGTTACCCGCGGGAAGACGTCTCGCCCGACATGTCGTTCCTGGAGATGCTCGACGTGCTGAACGAAGAGCTGATCGAGGCGGGCGAGGAGCCGGTCGCCTTCGACCACGATTGCCGCGAGGGAATCTGTGGCGCCTGCGGCGTGGTGATCAGCGGTTCCGCGCACGGGCCGGAGCCCGGTACCGCGACCTGCCAGCTGCACATGCGCAAGTTCAAGGACGGTGACGAGATCAGGGTCGAACCGTTTCGTTCGCGGGCCTTCCCGATCTTCAAGGATCTGGTCGTCGACCGTAGTCCGCTGGACGCAATCATTCAGGCCGGCGGCTACATTTCCGTCAACACCGGTAGCGCGCCGGAGGCGAATCTCACGCTCGTCCCAAGGGCGGACGCCGAGCGGGCGATGGATGCGGCCGAATGCATTGGCTGCGGCGCCTGTGTGGCCCAGTGCCCCAACGGCGCCGGCCAGCTCTTTACCGCCGCCAAGGTTTCGCATCTGGCACAGCTGCCTCAGGGCCAGCCCGAGCGGGCCACCCGGGCCGGCGCCATGGTGGCGGTGATGGAAGGCTACTTCGGCAGCTGTTCCAACTTCGCCGAGTGCGAGGCCGTCTGCCCGAAGGGCATCTCGATCGACTTCATCGCTCAGATGAATCGGGAGTACTTGCGCTCCCGCTTCAAATAA
- a CDS encoding TVP38/TMEM64 family protein: MSDKGNRTASRLPGALKILAAIAGLVVLVWLGRQLGSYVPEFAAWVESLGVWGPLVFIAGYAIATVAFIPGSLLTLAAGAIFGLARGTLFVFFGASLGAGGAFLVARYLARSWVERKLESKPRFQTIDQAVAQQGRKIVFLLRLSPVFPFNLLNYALGLTRVRFSDYLIACFGMIPGTFLYVYYGKALGSLAAVAGGAQVERDAGYWVVLTLGLVATVIVTTVVTRIAKRALSQEVSDD; encoded by the coding sequence ATGAGTGACAAAGGAAACCGTACCGCGAGCCGACTGCCGGGGGCTCTGAAGATCCTTGCGGCCATCGCGGGCCTCGTGGTCCTGGTCTGGCTGGGACGCCAGCTGGGCTCCTACGTGCCCGAATTCGCGGCCTGGGTCGAGAGCCTGGGTGTCTGGGGGCCACTGGTGTTCATCGCCGGCTACGCGATCGCGACCGTCGCTTTCATCCCGGGCTCGCTGCTGACCCTGGCCGCGGGCGCAATCTTCGGATTGGCTCGAGGCACGCTTTTTGTCTTTTTCGGCGCTTCGCTCGGCGCCGGCGGGGCATTCCTCGTGGCCCGCTATCTGGCTCGGAGTTGGGTCGAGAGAAAGCTCGAGTCCAAGCCTCGCTTTCAGACCATCGACCAGGCCGTGGCTCAACAGGGACGAAAGATCGTCTTCTTGCTCCGACTCTCCCCCGTCTTCCCGTTCAACCTTCTCAACTACGCACTCGGCCTCACGCGAGTCCGATTCAGCGACTACCTGATTGCGTGCTTCGGCATGATCCCGGGCACCTTTCTTTACGTCTATTACGGCAAGGCACTGGGCAGCCTGGCTGCCGTTGCCGGCGGGGCCCAGGTTGAGCGCGATGCCGGATACTGGGTGGTGCTGACCCTGGGCCTTGTGGCTACGGTGATCGTGACCACCGTGGTGACGCGGATCGCCAAACGCGCGCTGAGCCAGGAGGTATCCGATGACTGA